From the genome of Pseudoliparis swirei isolate HS2019 ecotype Mariana Trench chromosome 10, NWPU_hadal_v1, whole genome shotgun sequence, one region includes:
- the cdnf gene encoding cerebral dopamine neurotrophic factor isoform X2 yields the protein MLVLSLTLLLLFRGFTLSAAANCEVCVDFLHRLYGGLTSAHTELTPSLVEEELIQACTAAQGKEARLCYYLGASSDAATRVTASVSRPLASHVPVEKICQRLSSRDTQICQLTHEPKLKDLSSDGLRKTRVSELRNILASWGEECRGCVEKHEFVSLIQEKAPLHEL from the exons ATGTTGGTGTTGTCCCTCACCCTGCTGCTGCTTTTCAGAGGGTTTACTCTTTCTGCTGCAGCCAACTGTGAAG tgtgtgtggacTTTCTCCACAGACTGTATGGCGGTCTGACCTCCGCCCACACAGAACTCACTCCgtccctggtggaggaggagctgatccAGGCCTGCACCGCCGCCCAGGGGAAGGAGGCGCGGCTG TGTTACTACCTGGGAGCCAGTAGTGATGCAGCCACCCGGGTCACGGCGTCAGTGTCTCGGCCTCTGGCCTCCCACGTCCCCGTCGAGAAGATCTGCCAACGCCTCAGTAGCAGAGACACTCAGATCTGTCAGCTCACACATG AGCCGAAGCTGAAGGACCTGAGCAGCGACGggctgaggaagacgagggtcTCGGAGCTGAGGAACATTTTAGCCTCGTGGGGAGAAGAGTGTCGAGGCTGTGTGGAGAAACACGAGTTTGTGAGCCTCATCCAGGAGAAAGCGCCGCTCCACGAACTGTGA
- the cdnf gene encoding cerebral dopamine neurotrophic factor isoform X1 yields the protein MLVLSLTLLLLFRGFTLSAAANCEGQTAWREVCVDFLHRLYGGLTSAHTELTPSLVEEELIQACTAAQGKEARLCYYLGASSDAATRVTASVSRPLASHVPVEKICQRLSSRDTQICQLTHEPKLKDLSSDGLRKTRVSELRNILASWGEECRGCVEKHEFVSLIQEKAPLHEL from the exons ATGTTGGTGTTGTCCCTCACCCTGCTGCTGCTTTTCAGAGGGTTTACTCTTTCTGCTGCAGCCAACTGTGAAGGTCAGACCGCATGGCGTGAAG tgtgtgtggacTTTCTCCACAGACTGTATGGCGGTCTGACCTCCGCCCACACAGAACTCACTCCgtccctggtggaggaggagctgatccAGGCCTGCACCGCCGCCCAGGGGAAGGAGGCGCGGCTG TGTTACTACCTGGGAGCCAGTAGTGATGCAGCCACCCGGGTCACGGCGTCAGTGTCTCGGCCTCTGGCCTCCCACGTCCCCGTCGAGAAGATCTGCCAACGCCTCAGTAGCAGAGACACTCAGATCTGTCAGCTCACACATG AGCCGAAGCTGAAGGACCTGAGCAGCGACGggctgaggaagacgagggtcTCGGAGCTGAGGAACATTTTAGCCTCGTGGGGAGAAGAGTGTCGAGGCTGTGTGGAGAAACACGAGTTTGTGAGCCTCATCCAGGAGAAAGCGCCGCTCCACGAACTGTGA